In Desulfobacterales bacterium, the DNA window CTGCCGCCTACCGCTGACCTATTTATCACCAAGCGCAATATCCAAAACCTCTCGCATTTTATCCACAAAGTGAAACGTAATATCCTTTTTCACTTTTTCGGGAATATCCTCGAGATCCTTCTCGTTCCATTTTGGCAAAATAAGCGTCTTGATGCCGGCCCGATGCGCGGCCAGCACCTTTTCCTTGATACCGCCCACCGGCAATACCAGCCCGCGAAGGGTAATCTCGCCGGTCATGGCAAGATCCTTTTTGATCTTTCGATTGGTCATTAAAGACGTAAGGGCCGTGAGCATCGTCACCCCGGCGGAAGGGCCGTCCTTGGGAATCGCTCCAGCCGGCACATGAATGTGAAGGTCATGTTCCTCGATATATTTATTCTCGATGCCCAGCGACTTGGCGTTGGACCGAATAAAGCTCAGCGCGGCCTGCGCCGATTCCTTCATGACATCTCCGAGCTGGCCGGTCAGGGTCAGGTTCCGCTTGCCCGGCATGGCCGTAGCCTCAATAAAAAGCAGTTCGCCGCCCACCGGTGTCCAGGCCAGTCCCGTGGCCACACCGGGTGTGGACGTCCTTGCTTTCGTATCCGAAGAGATTCGCACCGAACCGATATATTCGGAAAGATTGTCCGCGGTGATGCTGACGGATTCAGTGACGCCTTCGGCCACCTTGGCGGCCACCCCCCGGCAAACCGAAGCAATCTCGCGCTCCAGGTTTCGCAGTCCGGCTTCCCGCGTATAACCGGTGATGATTTTTTTAATGGCGGCCTTGTTAAAGGTAATGTGTTTACCCGTTAACCCGTGCGCCTCCCGCTGGCGCGGGATCAGATAGCGATTGGCGATCTGAATTTTTTCATCTTCCGTATATCCCAGCAACTGCAAGACTTCCATGCGGTCGCGCAACGGCGGCGGAATCGTATCCAGCACGTTGGCGGTCGTGATGAACATGACCTTCGACAAATCAAAGGCCACATCCAGGTAATGATCCTGAAAGGTAAAGTTCTGTTCCGGATCCAATACTTCCAGAAGCGCCGAGGAGGGATCACCGCGAAAATCGCTGCCGACCTTGTCGATCTCATCAAGCATAAAAACGGGGTTATTCGATTCAGCCCGGCGAATGCCCTGAATGATTCGGCCCGGCAACGCGCCAACATAGGTGCGGCGATGGCCGCGAATTTCCGCCTCATCCCGAACCCCGCCAAGGGAGAGTCGAATGAATTTCCGGCCCAGGGCCCGGGCGATGGAATTTCCGAGTGAGGTCTTGCCCGTGCCCGGCGGGCCGACAAAACACAAAATGGGGCCCTTGGAATCGGGTTTTAGTTTTCGAACGGCCAGGTACTCCAGTATCCGTTTTTTGGCTTTTTCAAGCCCGAAATGATCGTCATCGAGCACCTTGCGGGCCTTTGCGATATCCAGGTTATCCTCGGTGGCCTCATGCCAGGGAAGCGCCGTCAGCCAGTCAAGATAGGTGGAAGCGACCGTATACTCAGAGGAGGAGGGATGCATGCGGGCCAGCCGGTCCAGTTCCCGCTTGGCCTCCTTTTGGGCTTCCTCGGGCAGTTTTTTCGCTTCGATCTTGGCGCGATAATCCTCGACTTCCACGTTGCCATCGTCCGACTCGCCCAATTCATCCCGAATGGCTTTAAGCTGCTGGCGCAGGTAGTACTCGCGCTGGCGCTTGTCCATATCCCCCTTCACCTGGCTCTGAATTTTATTGCCAAGCTCCATCACATCGCGCTGGTAGTTGACCAGGCGCGTTACCTCGGTTAACCGGTCCTTGATACTCAGGATTTCAAGCACATGCTGTTTTTCTTCCGCCGTGGAATTGATGGTGGAGGCCACCATATCCGCCAGAATGCCAGGCTCGTGAATGGACTTGGCCATGGCGATGATTTCCTGCGGCAGCCCGGGCGAAAGTTCCACCACGCGCGTGAACTGTGCCGTCAGGTTCGCCATCAGTGCCTCGACCTCCTTGTCCTTCTGGCCTTCTTCTTTCAGGTTTCTCACCTGGGCCTTGAGATAGGGTCCGCCCTCGATGAACTTCTCCACCTGAAACCGGCCGAGCCCCTGCACCAGAAGCTGCGCCCGATTGTCCGGGGCTTTGGCCATTTTCAAAATGAGGGCGCTGGTCCCGATTCCATAGAGATCATCAGGATTTACCACCCCTTCAGCCTGTGTTTTTTTCGATGCCAACAGACCGATGATGCGATCCTTGGACATGGCCTCATCCACCAGAAGAATGGAATCCCCCGGCATCACCACAATGGGCAACACCATTTTGGGGAAAAGCGCGACATCGAACAGGGGTAATATCGGTAGTGTTTCCGGTATATTTTCAGTACCAACGTCTAAAGATGGTTGCTGGGTCATGGACTCCTCCGCGTCTCTGTGCTAAGAAACTGCTCTGTTTTTTTGAATGAATCTCATCGTTGCGCGTGTACCTTCGGTTTCCTCGCCGGCGATATCGGTTTTCATCCGTCTAGAATAGGCACCTTATGGGTCTTGTCCAGAGGAAGCCGGGTAAGCCGTATTTCAAGAAAGCCATTCGAGTAAATCGCTCCGACATTTTCCGGATCAATGGGTACCGGCAGATATAAAATTCTCTCAAACGAGCCGTATTGAATCTCCGCCAGCCGATAGGTCGAATTCGTTCCCGGCGCCTTGCCCATGCGCCGGCCGGATATTTTAACCGCCCGGCTATTGAGTTCAACGTCCAGGTCTTCCTTGTTGACGCCCGCAATCTCCGCTAAAATAATGATGGCATCGGGCGTTTCATAGATATCCATCTGGGGCTTCCAGGTGCACTCCGAACAGTTGAAGGTCGGGCTCAGCGCCCTCGGGCGAAACATCCCATCGATCGTTTTTCCGATTTCGGATTCTATTTCATCTAAAATTCCACCGAATCGAATTTTGATATAGTCCATACTCGGCTCCTGCTTGGCTGATTGATAATATTTGGCGGGTTCGGCCTTTTCGGTCGACGTGCGAACCGATGAATCCAATAGATACCGGGCGCCTCTACATTCTGAGTATGAAAAGTAACATTACGATATAATTTTGTAAAGGAAAGATAGCATTGTCTTTTGCAACCAAATGCCGTATGAGCCGGCTATGGAAAAAGATTCGTCACAGGTTGTCCGGTCCATCGTCAGTATTCAGTACTTTCTTTATTTCGGCGTGCTCGGCATTTTCCTGCCCTATTTCAATCTGTATTGCTACCACATCGGGCTGACCGGTTTTCAGATCGGCGCCATCTCCGGCATCCGTTCGGCGGCCTTTGCGCTGTTCCCGCTGCTCTGGGGCGCCATCGCCGACCGATCCGGCGGGCAGCGGCCGATTTATATTTTTTGCAGTATCATGAGCATGCTCATCTGGGCCTTCTATCTGATGACGTCCAGCTTCTGGCCCATGCTGATCATCACCTTTTTCTACGGGTTATTTTATTCACCGATCATCAGTTTTCTGGAAGCGGCCACCATGGAAACGCTCGGAAAGCATAAGCGACATTACGGGCGCATTCGCGCCTGGGGCTCCATCAGTTTTATTCTCGCGGTGATCGGATTCGGCAAGTTCACCGATTCTTTTTCCATGCGACTCATTCTGTTCGGCATTTTGGGCATCTCCCTGCTTCAATGCGCCTTTTCCTTCGGCATGCCGAAAACCGCCGCCCTCGGTAAGCTGCTGAATGCCAAACAAGTGCAACCGCTTTTTACGCGGGGAACCGTCATTTTTCTGATCTGCGGGTTTTTGATGCTGGTCAGCCACGGCGCTTATTACGGTTTTTTTTCCATTCACCTGGAAACGCTCGGGTGCAGCAAAACCTTTATCGGCGCCGCCTGGGCGCTGGCCGTAACCGCCGAGATCCTTGTGATGGTCAACTCCGGCAAACTTTTCCGGCATCTTTCGTTGGAAAAAATTTTGGCTTACTCGTTTTTCATCGCAGCGGCCCGCTGGCTCATCCTATCAACCTGTAACACACCGGCGATCCTTTTCGCTTCCCAGATTCTTCATGCCTTTACCTATGGCGCGTTTCACATGGCCAGCATTTTATATATGGACCGGCTCAGCCCCGAAAAATCAAAAACCATGGGCCAGGCCGTCAACAATGCCGTCACCTACGGCCTGGGTCTGATGGTCGGTTTTTTTCTCAGCGGCGCGCTCTATAAGGCCGCCGGCGCCTATTCCTTATTTCTCATCAACGCGGGCATTGCCCTGGCCGCCGGGATTCTGTTTCGTTACAGGGGGGGGGTGACAATTGGGAGTTGAAAGGGTGGTATTCATTCAACCGATAACAGCATATAACAGGAGGGGGTCTGATGTTAAATTTCGATCTTTCCGCGGAACAGATTGCGTTACAGCAAACAGCACGCAAATTCGCGATCGAAGAGGTGCTTCCGATCGCCTGGCATTATGATCGAATCGGCGAATTTCCATTATCGATTCTTGAAAAAGCGATCGCGGCGGGACTGACCAACGCGGACATTCCCGCCCGCTTCGGCGGTAAGGGGTACGGCATTCTCGAAGGGGTCATCATCACCGAGGAAATCGCGGCCGCCTGCCCGGGGCTGGCCACCTCCATATTTGACAACTCCCTTGGCATGCAACCGGTTTTTCTATGCGACAACGAGGTCTTGAAAGAAACGGTGCTTCCCGACATACTGAAAAATAACAAAAAGATATGCTTTGCGACCTCTGAACCGTTCATGGGTTCGGATATCGCGGGCATTCGCTGCAAGGCGGAAAAGGACGGTGAAGACTATCTTCTTAACGGCACCAAGTACTGGATCACCAACGGCGGCATTGCTGATTACATCTGCGTATTTGCCACCATCGATTCAAAAATGCAGCATAATGGCATCTGTGCCTTTCTGGTTGAAAAAAAATGGCCCGGCGTCACTTGCGGCCGCCCGATTCCCAAACTGGGCCAGCGTGCCTCCAACACGGTCGGTCTGGAGTTTAAAGACGTACGCGTCCCTAAAGAAAACATTCTGGCGCCGCCGGGAAAAGGCTTTGTCCTGGCCATGCGAACCTTTGCCAGAACCCGCCCCGCCATCGGCGCGCTGAGTGTCGGCGCTGCCCGGTCCGCCATGGAATATGCCATCGACTATGTCAAAAAGCGCCGCGCCTTCGGTGCGGCCATCGCCTCATACCAGGGAATCCAATTCAAGATTGCGGAAATGTACCAAAAGGTTGAAACCGCAAGACTTTTGACATGGAAGGCCGCCTGGGAAGCCGACAGTAAACCGGATGCCACGATCAGCGCCTCGGTCGCCAAGCTGTACGCCTCCGAAATCGCACTCGAGGTGGCCAACGAAGCACTTCAGGTATTCGGCGGTTATGGTTACACCCCCTTCTTTCCGGTGGAAAAGCTACTTCGGGACACACGGCTCTTTCGCATCTATGAAGGCACCAGCGAAGTGCAGCGCATCATTCTGGCCGGCCATGCGATGGGAGCCTACCGGCCGGTCATGCCGCCGCTTGAAGACCTGCCCATGATCCGTGAAACGGCGTGGGACGAACTCTCAGCGGACGAGCGCGGTCACGCCGGTGTTTGGCGATGCCGCATGTGCGGGCATATGCATCACGGCGAGACACCGCCCGAAAAATGCCCCTATTGCTTTATGGCCGCAAGCACCTTTAAAAAGATCGAACCTTAAACCATACCCATGCATATTACGAAAAAAACCGTCACGCTTATTCAGCAGCGTCTGACCCGATGGTATCAGGAACACAAAAGGCCGCTGCCGTGGCGTGAAACCCGGAACCCCTATTGCATCTGGGTCTCGGAAGTAATGTTGCAGCAAACACAGGTTAAAACGGTGATCCCCTATTATGTAACATTTATTTCCCGGTTTCCGGATGTAGCGAGCCTCGCTGAAGCGGATCTTCATGAAGTGCTCAAACTCTGGGAGGGACTGGGCTATTATGCCAGGGCCAGAAATCTGCACCGGGCCGCAAAAATCGTAGCGGAATCGCACAAGGGGATTGTCCCCGATGACTATGCGGCATTTCGAGCCCTGCCCGGCGTGGGGGAGTATATCGCGGCGGCCGTTCTCAGCATCGCGTTCTCTCAACCCCATGCCGTGGTGGACGGGAACGTGAAACGCGTCCTGGCGCGGCTGGCGTGCATCGAAACCCCCGTCAATCAGGCCGCCGGGCATCGGGAATTTAATGCGTATGCCCAAACGCTGTTGGACCGGCAGTCCCCCGAAACCTTCAACCAGGCGATGATGGAACTGGGGGCGCTGATTTGCAAGCCGGAAATCCCCGATTGCTTGCAATGCCCCCTGAATGCGGATTGCCTTTCCTGTCGAAAAAAGGTTGTTGCCCGGTATCCGCGGCGAATCAAGGCAAGACGGACACCGACCCACTCCATTGCCGTCGCCGTCATATGGCGCAACGGCAAGGTCCTGATTACCCAACGCGCCCCGGATGGGTTGTTGGGGGGCCTGTGGGAATTTCCAGGCGGAAAAGTCAAGGCCAAGGAAACAAGCATCGAAGCCTGCAAAAGAGAGGTAAAAGAGGAAACGGGACTTTCCATCGAGGTGATGGCGCCGTTAACGCGCGTCAAGCATGCCTATACCCATTTTAAAATCGAAATGGATGTATTTATCTGCCGCTATGCCGGAGGGCGGGTGCGGCTTTCCGGGCCCGTGGCGTTCAGATGGGTCACCCTCGGGGAGCTGAATCAATACCCCTTCCCAAAGGCCAACCATAAGTTCTTCCCCCTTTTGAGAGCATGGGGAAAGCCCGGGGATAAGAACAACTCGGCATAGCCCTCGGCCTTCCGGCAAACCCGGCTTACGCCGTCATCGCGCAACGAATGGTGGCGACCGCTTTTTCAATACTCATATTCGCCGTGTTGATGATCAGATCGTAATTGAGCGGGTCAGCCACATTCGCGTTGAAGTATTTTCGAATAAAGGCCCGGCGGTCCGACTCCGTGCGCAACAGCCGACGGGTCGCCTCTTCCTTGGAAAGATTAAATTCCTTGCTAAGCCGGTTCACGCGAATCACCATGGGCGCGATGACCCGAACTCGAAAACAGTTTTCCGGGGGCAAGATAAAATTGGCACCTCGTCCCACGATCACCGCCCGCCCGTGTTCACCGATCACGCCAATGGCTTTCATCAGATGCTTCAGATATTCATCCGGCCAGAGGTGATGCTCGTTGATCACGGAGGAAACGGTTTCCTCCAGCAGGTTGATCCCCTTTTCATCCAGTGTCTCCAGAAGCCGCTTATTGACATTGGCGCTTTCGGCCATTTGGTGAATCACCTCCTGGCGAAAAAGGTCAAATTCAAGTGATTGCGCCAGTTTGGCCGCTACGATACGGCCGCCGCTGCCGGGCTCCCTGGAGATGGTAACGACGCTGATCCCCTTAACGGGCTCGCGTTTTTCTTTATTCAACAGTTGCCATCGCTGTACCTGCTCTTCAACCATTTGCTGAGTTGTTCTCATAAGACCTCCCTTCGACAGATGGGTTTCCCCCTCAGCTATCCGAGGATCGCCTCCCCGCAACGCTTTCTATTTTCAATCTACAAGAGAGGTGCCGGCGAAGTCAATCGCAAGAAGCCTCTGTGCGTTCCAACTAGCTAATTTTCTATTGATAGCTGAAACCGAGCTGCAACATTATCAGGGGGGAATTCAATTTGCTATCCCGGCAGTGGCCTTCGTTGACGTAATCACCGATTTGAGCGGCTAACTATTACCCCCAGGGTCAGCGACTACCACGAAAAAATCGCCCTGTCGCTGATAGAAGACCTTGTCGAACTGATAGTAAATCTGGTCCTGATGCCTGATTTCAACCGCATACGGCGGAATGGACGGCACCTTTGCGCCGATCGGAGCATCGACCGACACATAGAGCGGATGACCATTTTGGATCATCTTCTGATAGAAGGTATGATTGCTCACGAAATAGGTCTGTCCTTCAACCGTCACCGGATAGGGATTTGAAAGGCCGAACATTTCCACGCCGGCCGGCGGGGAGATAACCACGTATTTGACATCTCCCGATGTATACGCCGGTTTGTACCAGACCGAACTGCAATGATAATAGGTGGTCGTGCCGGAGGGCTGTTTGACCACCACCATCTCCTGGCAGGGTGGGGCGTCTTCAAGGTAAAAGGTGTACGACACCGTGGTCACCGGGTATCCGTACCACCAGGCAGCATGCCAGTGATCATCCCAGTAATCGTCATACTGGTCGTGATACCAGTTTTGCCAATCCTCCCGATTCTGGTTGCGCCAGTCCTGCCAATCCTCTCTGATCTCGTCCCGGTTCCGGCCGGTGCCTTCAGCGGGCAGTTGCGCCGGCGTGAGCCCTGAATTCTGGAATTTCTGACGGATCTGCTGCTTTTCATCGGGGGTCAGATTTGCCGTACGGTCCTTGATCTGCTGTCTTTGTTCAGGCGACAGGTTGGCGGCACGACTCTGCAACGCGTCCCGCCTATCTGGGCGAGATAGGCCCTCCCTCGACGCCCGTGACACATCTCGTGTCGACGCTCGTTCGCTGTTGCGGATCGATCCAAAATTCCCGCCGCCACCGCGTGAAAAACCGCCGCCCCCGCCGCGGGAAAATCCACCGCCTCCTCGGCCTCCCCTGCCGCCACCGCGTGATTCCGCAAGATCGGGGAGTGTAAAGGCCGCCAGGCAAACGCTGATAAGCAACATCGTGAAGGGTTTCCAGTTCATGGCCGGCCTCCTTTCTCTGTCTTGCGAGGCATCGGCACCAATATGTCGATCCATTGGGAATCGGCCGGCGCGGTGAAGGTGAACAGGCTATCGCTGAATCGCTCCGGTACCTCCCAGACAGTCAGCAGGGCGACAGACTGCGGTGTGCCCGGCTGTTCTCGATAGCTGATGGCCAGTTTGCGAATGAAGGGGGTCGTTCCCTGCTCGATCCAGATCTGCCAGTCAACCGTCTTGCCGCGGAAAGACAGCTGCTTGCACGGCAGCCCATTTACCAGGCTATCGCCAACCACATCGGCTTCTATGGCCAGTTGATCAAGGGGGCGCAAATCGCTGTAGAAAAGGTCTGCGAGCGGCTGGGGTTCCTTGAGCAGACCTTCCAGCATGTCGAGTGTCGCGTCGATAGCTGGTGGGGCCTTGATCCGGGTATGCACTTTCTTGGATCTTTCGGCGAGGCTGAGCATCTTGCCGTCGTACCAGCATTGGCGCCGGCGGCCGTCATCGAATTGAATGTCGGCAAAAAAACGGTCGGGCCGCTGGAGGTAGAGATCGCCTTTCTTCTCGAACTGAAGAATTCGGCCATCCGTCTGAACCACGTCATAGGCTACGGAAGCCTTGATGTGAAAGCGCGGCAGGGAAGTGAGAAAATCCGTCGCTCGCTTCAGCTCGGCAATGGCCGCAGGTTCCCGCATGTCAGCGGCGGCGTTCGCCTTCATGTTGACTTCATCACCAGGCTCAGATTGACCCTTCGACGGTACGGAATCGGCTGCGGCGCTGGTAAGCGGCAGCCAGAGAACAACACCGATCAAGAAAAACATTTTTAATGCAAATCGTTTCATAACGTATCTTTCCATGAGAAGGCGGTCCAACCTAATCCGGCAAAGCCGGATGCTGGAATGCTGGGATGCTGGGATGCATAAAAGCCATCTTTCACCTTCGGCGAATATACACGCAAAAGCGTGCATGTTTCTGGTAAGGGGTCTAAAAACGGGGCCATGTTGTGATGGACCCAAAAAGAGAGGACCATGGTAAAAAATTCCTAAAAGAAGAACGCTATTTTCCCACTGGTATAGCACCAATGGCCTGCGCATTCCCATCGTATCGCACCTTGACCTCCTGCTGCGGAAAAGGAATCTCAATGCCGGATTCGGCAAACCGCCGGATGATTTCGCGAGAAATCTCACTCTGGGCAAGCCGAATTTGATTCACGTCCGTAAGCCAGACACGGAGTTCCATGTTCAGGCAGGAATCACCAAATCCCAACAGCAGGGCTATCGGCTCCGGGAAGGCCCGTACACGGGGGTTCGCCAGAGCGGCTGCGGTCAGCGTATCGAACACAAGGCCCACGTCGCTGTTGTAGGCAACCCCTACGGGGATTTTTAGTCGCGCAATCGTATTCGAACGGGTCCAATTGGTCACTTTTTCGGAAACGAGATGTGAATTGGGGATAATGAGCTGGGATTCGTCAAGCGTCTCTATGACCGTCGAACGCAGCCCGATCTTTTTCACGATGCCGACATGGTCGTCCGTCTGAATTCGATCCCCAACCCTCACCGGCCTTTCAAAAAGAAGAACCATCCCGCTGATGAAATTGTTGACGATATTCTGCAGGCCGAAACCGATACCGATACCCAGGGCGCCTCCCAATACGGCAAAGCTCTTCAAATCCAGCCCAATAACGCTGACGCCGATTAAAAACCCGACAACCATCAGACAATAATGCAAGAGTTTCGTTACGGATTGTCCGGCCCCCTTTTCCATCTGTATGCGGGGAAAGACCTCTGATTCGAGGATTGAACGGATAATCCAGGATATGAAACTTGACAGATAGAGCACCAGGGCGGCCAGGATAAACAGGGCGGGCGATAGAATCCGGGTTCCGATGGCTATCTGGACGAGAAACAGCTTTTCAAACGCCTCGCCGGGTGAGCTGTAAACTCCAATTATCGAAAAAAAGGAGAAAAAAGCCAAACCCCAGATAACCACATTCAGGAGGGTCCGCAGCTTTGAACCCAGCTCCTTACCGAAATGCCTGATGAACGCTCTATCGGCCAGGAAAGAATGCCCCAGTAGCAACTGCAACGTCATCCTGCTGATTTGCAATAAAAGAAATATGCCCGCGAAAAGAAAAGCAATTTTTAATGTGAAAAGCACCAGCTCTTCAGAGAAACTCACAAAGCCGGCCATCTGCGCAAGCGCAGCCAGTGCCATGACAACAGCACCCCCACGCAAAAATCCCGAAAAAAGTTTATTTTTCGGCAGCGCTCCGCGCAGCACTTGCCGCGCCCATACGGAAAAGAGAACGGTTCCCGTCAGGGTGGTTCCGGCCCAGTATAGCCGGAAAAGAGGACTCGGAAGAAAAATCATTTTCAATAACCCAGGGACAACCACGAGCGCAGCCAAAAAACATACAGCGAATCGGTTCAGACGAACCTTCAGAAACGCCGATATCAGGATAAAGGATGAAAAGGTCAACAAAGCGTAGGAAAAGTCTCGCCCGAGCCCGGTTGGCGGGCCAAAAAAAACTATCGATAGCACTTCTGACAAGAATACCCCCAGTGCTACGGGGTGATGCAATAAATATGGCCAATCCTCCCTTGTCAGCTCGCTTTTCCTCAATAATGCCGTCAGAAAGACAACGATAAACAGAATGAATATTCTGGTCGTTATGCGCCAAGCCGACCGGCTATCAAATAAGTCTTCCAACTTACCCGCTCCGTCAGGGAGAGCGCGCCAGAAAGCCGAATTGAACTGAGCATAAAACTCCGTGTTGAAAAGGGATGGCGCATGTTTTTTAAATAGGTTGCTGCGCTGCCTGGAAAATGCCGTCTCAACAATTTCGACAAGCTTGAGGGTCTCTTCAAGAAGCCGGGACAATCGATCCTGCAAAATCAATTGGGCGCTGATCGCATTGTTGAGGCCTTTCAAGATCTCCTTAATGACCTTGTGGCACTCATTAAAGGTTTCCGACAGCGTTTTGCTGTTGCTTGCACCCAGAAAAACGTCCCATTCCCGCCAGTATGTTTGCCGCCTTTCCCAATCTTTTTTGTTGAGTTCAAGTTCGGAGAGGATGGAAGAAATTTTTTTGCGCAGGACTTCCTGTCCTTTTTTCTCCTCCAGGAGCATCAATCTATCATCAACGAGCTTTGTCGTATCCCAGTTGTCCTCTTCCGAAAGCGATAGGACCAAATCCCGGCGCTTTTGGAAACGCCTTTCGGCATCGTCGATCTCTTGTGTCTGAGAAACGGTTTGGGTGTAGGTGGAAATAATCTTTCGCGTATC includes these proteins:
- the lon gene encoding endopeptidase La, coding for MTQQPSLDVGTENIPETLPILPLFDVALFPKMVLPIVVMPGDSILLVDEAMSKDRIIGLLASKKTQAEGVVNPDDLYGIGTSALILKMAKAPDNRAQLLVQGLGRFQVEKFIEGGPYLKAQVRNLKEEGQKDKEVEALMANLTAQFTRVVELSPGLPQEIIAMAKSIHEPGILADMVASTINSTAEEKQHVLEILSIKDRLTEVTRLVNYQRDVMELGNKIQSQVKGDMDKRQREYYLRQQLKAIRDELGESDDGNVEVEDYRAKIEAKKLPEEAQKEAKRELDRLARMHPSSSEYTVASTYLDWLTALPWHEATEDNLDIAKARKVLDDDHFGLEKAKKRILEYLAVRKLKPDSKGPILCFVGPPGTGKTSLGNSIARALGRKFIRLSLGGVRDEAEIRGHRRTYVGALPGRIIQGIRRAESNNPVFMLDEIDKVGSDFRGDPSSALLEVLDPEQNFTFQDHYLDVAFDLSKVMFITTANVLDTIPPPLRDRMEVLQLLGYTEDEKIQIANRYLIPRQREAHGLTGKHITFNKAAIKKIITGYTREAGLRNLEREIASVCRGVAAKVAEGVTESVSITADNLSEYIGSVRISSDTKARTSTPGVATGLAWTPVGGELLFIEATAMPGKRNLTLTGQLGDVMKESAQAALSFIRSNAKSLGIENKYIEEHDLHIHVPAGAIPKDGPSAGVTMLTALTSLMTNRKIKKDLAMTGEITLRGLVLPVGGIKEKVLAAHRAGIKTLILPKWNEKDLEDIPEKVKKDITFHFVDKMREVLDIALGDK
- a CDS encoding Hsp20/alpha crystallin family protein, whose translation is MDYIKIRFGGILDEIESEIGKTIDGMFRPRALSPTFNCSECTWKPQMDIYETPDAIIILAEIAGVNKEDLDVELNSRAVKISGRRMGKAPGTNSTYRLAEIQYGSFERILYLPVPIDPENVGAIYSNGFLEIRLTRLPLDKTHKVPILDG
- a CDS encoding MFS transporter codes for the protein MEKDSSQVVRSIVSIQYFLYFGVLGIFLPYFNLYCYHIGLTGFQIGAISGIRSAAFALFPLLWGAIADRSGGQRPIYIFCSIMSMLIWAFYLMTSSFWPMLIITFFYGLFYSPIISFLEAATMETLGKHKRHYGRIRAWGSISFILAVIGFGKFTDSFSMRLILFGILGISLLQCAFSFGMPKTAALGKLLNAKQVQPLFTRGTVIFLICGFLMLVSHGAYYGFFSIHLETLGCSKTFIGAAWALAVTAEILVMVNSGKLFRHLSLEKILAYSFFIAAARWLILSTCNTPAILFASQILHAFTYGAFHMASILYMDRLSPEKSKTMGQAVNNAVTYGLGLMVGFFLSGALYKAAGAYSLFLINAGIALAAGILFRYRGGVTIGS
- a CDS encoding acyl-CoA dehydrogenase family protein; the encoded protein is MLNFDLSAEQIALQQTARKFAIEEVLPIAWHYDRIGEFPLSILEKAIAAGLTNADIPARFGGKGYGILEGVIITEEIAAACPGLATSIFDNSLGMQPVFLCDNEVLKETVLPDILKNNKKICFATSEPFMGSDIAGIRCKAEKDGEDYLLNGTKYWITNGGIADYICVFATIDSKMQHNGICAFLVEKKWPGVTCGRPIPKLGQRASNTVGLEFKDVRVPKENILAPPGKGFVLAMRTFARTRPAIGALSVGAARSAMEYAIDYVKKRRAFGAAIASYQGIQFKIAEMYQKVETARLLTWKAAWEADSKPDATISASVAKLYASEIALEVANEALQVFGGYGYTPFFPVEKLLRDTRLFRIYEGTSEVQRIILAGHAMGAYRPVMPPLEDLPMIRETAWDELSADERGHAGVWRCRMCGHMHHGETPPEKCPYCFMAASTFKKIEP
- the mutY gene encoding A/G-specific adenine glycosylase; this translates as MHITKKTVTLIQQRLTRWYQEHKRPLPWRETRNPYCIWVSEVMLQQTQVKTVIPYYVTFISRFPDVASLAEADLHEVLKLWEGLGYYARARNLHRAAKIVAESHKGIVPDDYAAFRALPGVGEYIAAAVLSIAFSQPHAVVDGNVKRVLARLACIETPVNQAAGHREFNAYAQTLLDRQSPETFNQAMMELGALICKPEIPDCLQCPLNADCLSCRKKVVARYPRRIKARRTPTHSIAVAVIWRNGKVLITQRAPDGLLGGLWEFPGGKVKAKETSIEACKREVKEETGLSIEVMAPLTRVKHAYTHFKIEMDVFICRYAGGRVRLSGPVAFRWVTLGELNQYPFPKANHKFFPLLRAWGKPGDKNNSA
- a CDS encoding cytidylate kinase-like family protein, giving the protein MRTTQQMVEEQVQRWQLLNKEKREPVKGISVVTISREPGSGGRIVAAKLAQSLEFDLFRQEVIHQMAESANVNKRLLETLDEKGINLLEETVSSVINEHHLWPDEYLKHLMKAIGVIGEHGRAVIVGRGANFILPPENCFRVRVIAPMVIRVNRLSKEFNLSKEEATRRLLRTESDRRAFIRKYFNANVADPLNYDLIINTANMSIEKAVATIRCAMTA
- a CDS encoding DUF2092 domain-containing protein: MKRFALKMFFLIGVVLWLPLTSAAADSVPSKGQSEPGDEVNMKANAAADMREPAAIAELKRATDFLTSLPRFHIKASVAYDVVQTDGRILQFEKKGDLYLQRPDRFFADIQFDDGRRRQCWYDGKMLSLAERSKKVHTRIKAPPAIDATLDMLEGLLKEPQPLADLFYSDLRPLDQLAIEADVVGDSLVNGLPCKQLSFRGKTVDWQIWIEQGTTPFIRKLAISYREQPGTPQSVALLTVWEVPERFSDSLFTFTAPADSQWIDILVPMPRKTEKGGRP
- a CDS encoding mechanosensitive ion channel, encoding MRLFLFLLLFLLMFPAVPVAAESPNPLLNPHARVMDKPPATTGDNTQEASGATAFPGLPFVGPRASELKTKADDTRKIISTYTQTVSQTQEIDDAERRFQKRRDLVLSLSEEDNWDTTKLVDDRLMLLEEKKGQEVLRKKISSILSELELNKKDWERRQTYWREWDVFLGASNSKTLSETFNECHKVIKEILKGLNNAISAQLILQDRLSRLLEETLKLVEIVETAFSRQRSNLFKKHAPSLFNTEFYAQFNSAFWRALPDGAGKLEDLFDSRSAWRITTRIFILFIVVFLTALLRKSELTREDWPYLLHHPVALGVFLSEVLSIVFFGPPTGLGRDFSYALLTFSSFILISAFLKVRLNRFAVCFLAALVVVPGLLKMIFLPSPLFRLYWAGTTLTGTVLFSVWARQVLRGALPKNKLFSGFLRGGAVVMALAALAQMAGFVSFSEELVLFTLKIAFLFAGIFLLLQISRMTLQLLLGHSFLADRAFIRHFGKELGSKLRTLLNVVIWGLAFFSFFSIIGVYSSPGEAFEKLFLVQIAIGTRILSPALFILAALVLYLSSFISWIIRSILESEVFPRIQMEKGAGQSVTKLLHYCLMVVGFLIGVSVIGLDLKSFAVLGGALGIGIGFGLQNIVNNFISGMVLLFERPVRVGDRIQTDDHVGIVKKIGLRSTVIETLDESQLIIPNSHLVSEKVTNWTRSNTIARLKIPVGVAYNSDVGLVFDTLTAAALANPRVRAFPEPIALLLGFGDSCLNMELRVWLTDVNQIRLAQSEISREIIRRFAESGIEIPFPQQEVKVRYDGNAQAIGAIPVGK